A region of Cellulophaga sp. RHA19 DNA encodes the following proteins:
- a CDS encoding alpha-ketoacid dehydrogenase subunit alpha/beta gives MEFNNKTISSEEQLLLYKRMIKPRLIEEKMLILLRQGKISKWFSGIGQEAIAVGVTSALQKNEYILPMHRNLGVFTTRDIPLYRLFSQWQGKANGFTKGRDRSFHFGTQEFNIVGMISHLGPQLGVADGIALANKLKDNGKVTAVFTGEGATSEGDFHESLNVAAVWQLPVLFCIENNGYGLSTPTKEQYYCEHLVDKGIGYGIESHQIDGNNIIEVYSKVNQLCESIRKNPRPILIEFLTFRMRGHEEASGTAYVPDALLDEWAKKDPIANYEVFLKKNNVLNDDLIVGITANYKAEINDNLQVAFEEQTITSTVENELNDVFKPFNFEEILPVGESKNIRLVDAISQGLKQAMEKYKNLVIMGQDVAEYGGVFKITEGFVAEFGTERVRNTPICESAIVSTAMGLSINGHKAVVEMQFADFVSSGFNPIVNLLAKSHYRWAENADVVVRMPCGGGVGAGPFHSQTNEAWFTKIPGLKVVYPAFPYDAKGLLATAIEDPNPVLFFEHKGLYRSIYQDVPENYYTLPLGKASILKEGSAVTIVSYGAGVHWALNTLENNKDISADLIDLRSLAPLDKETIYASVKKTGRLIILQEDTMFGGIASDISAMVMENCFEYLDAPVKRVASIETPIPFARDLENEYQSKNRFEQELKNLLAY, from the coding sequence ATGGAATTCAATAATAAAACAATTTCTTCAGAAGAGCAGTTATTACTGTACAAACGTATGATAAAGCCGCGTTTAATTGAAGAAAAAATGCTTATTTTATTACGTCAAGGCAAAATTTCTAAGTGGTTTAGTGGTATTGGTCAAGAAGCCATTGCTGTTGGTGTCACTAGTGCCTTACAAAAAAACGAATATATTCTTCCTATGCACCGTAATTTAGGTGTGTTTACAACTCGTGATATTCCTTTATATAGACTATTTTCTCAATGGCAAGGAAAAGCAAACGGTTTTACCAAAGGTAGAGACCGTAGTTTTCATTTTGGGACACAAGAATTTAATATTGTTGGAATGATATCTCACCTTGGCCCACAATTAGGTGTTGCAGACGGTATTGCTTTAGCTAATAAATTAAAAGATAATGGCAAAGTAACAGCTGTTTTTACAGGAGAAGGCGCTACCAGCGAAGGTGATTTTCATGAGTCATTAAACGTTGCTGCTGTTTGGCAACTTCCTGTATTGTTTTGTATAGAAAATAATGGCTACGGCTTATCTACGCCAACAAAAGAGCAATATTATTGTGAGCATTTGGTAGATAAAGGTATTGGTTACGGCATAGAATCTCACCAAATAGATGGTAACAATATAATAGAGGTATATAGTAAGGTTAACCAATTGTGTGAAAGCATTAGAAAAAATCCTAGACCAATATTAATAGAGTTTTTAACTTTTAGAATGCGAGGCCATGAAGAGGCTAGTGGTACTGCTTATGTGCCAGATGCATTATTAGATGAGTGGGCAAAAAAAGATCCTATTGCAAATTACGAAGTTTTTTTAAAGAAAAATAATGTTTTAAATGATGACTTAATTGTAGGTATTACAGCTAATTACAAAGCTGAAATAAATGATAACTTGCAAGTTGCTTTTGAAGAGCAAACAATAACGTCTACAGTAGAAAACGAATTAAATGATGTTTTTAAACCTTTTAATTTTGAAGAAATTTTACCTGTAGGTGAATCTAAAAATATACGTTTGGTTGATGCTATTTCTCAAGGCTTAAAACAAGCTATGGAAAAGTATAAAAACCTTGTAATTATGGGACAAGATGTTGCCGAATATGGTGGTGTTTTTAAAATTACAGAGGGTTTTGTTGCCGAATTTGGCACAGAACGCGTTCGGAATACGCCAATATGTGAGTCTGCTATAGTTTCTACTGCAATGGGCTTATCTATAAACGGGCACAAAGCTGTTGTAGAAATGCAATTTGCAGATTTTGTAAGTAGTGGTTTTAATCCTATAGTAAACTTATTAGCTAAGTCTCATTACCGTTGGGCAGAAAATGCAGATGTTGTGGTACGTATGCCCTGTGGTGGCGGAGTTGGTGCAGGTCCTTTTCACTCTCAAACAAATGAAGCTTGGTTTACCAAAATACCAGGTTTAAAAGTGGTGTATCCTGCTTTTCCTTATGATGCCAAAGGGTTATTAGCAACAGCTATAGAAGATCCTAATCCGGTTTTATTTTTTGAGCATAAAGGATTGTATAGAAGTATTTACCAAGACGTACCAGAAAATTATTATACATTGCCTTTAGGTAAAGCAAGCATTTTAAAAGAGGGTAGTGCCGTAACTATCGTAAGTTATGGTGCAGGTGTACATTGGGCTTTAAACACATTAGAAAACAATAAAGATATTAGCGCAGATCTTATAGATTTACGTTCGTTAGCTCCTTTAGATAAAGAAACAATTTATGCATCTGTTAAAAAAACAGGCCGACTTATAATTTTACAAGAAGATACTATGTTTGGAGGTATTGCTAGTGATATATCTGCAATGGTAATGGAAAATTGTTTTGAGTATTTAGATGCGCCTGTAAAGCGTGTAGCTAGTATAGAAACACCAATACCTTTTGCTAGAGACTTAGAAAATGAATACCAATCTAAAAATAGATTTGAGCAAGAACTAAAAAATTTGCTAGCATATTAA
- a CDS encoding isopenicillin N synthase family dioxygenase: MSSIPSVNLQEFLSDDKTQKEKFINEIGSAFENIGFVALSGHFLSDKLVADLYEEIKVFFNQPQELKDSYEIEGIGGQRGYTSFGKEHAKGKKEGDLKEFWHFGQYVENDAKLEAEYPDNVIVKEQPNFNVIGEETFKMLEKTAKYVLRALALHLNLEETYFDDYIKNGNSILRPIHYPPIKDEPKNAVRAAAHGDINLITLLMGAHGKGLQVKNHNGDWVDAIARPDQLMINVGDMLSRLTNNKLKSTIHQVVNPPKELWGTSRYSIPFFMHPVSEMPLNCLENCVDDNNPKQFEDITAGEFLHERLIELGLIKK, encoded by the coding sequence ATGAGTTCTATTCCAAGTGTCAATTTACAGGAATTTTTATCTGACGACAAGACACAAAAAGAAAAGTTTATCAATGAAATTGGTAGTGCTTTTGAAAACATAGGTTTTGTTGCCTTAAGTGGCCACTTTTTATCTGATAAGTTAGTGGCAGATTTATATGAAGAAATTAAAGTCTTTTTTAATCAGCCTCAAGAATTGAAAGATAGTTATGAGATTGAAGGTATTGGCGGTCAGCGTGGATATACTTCTTTTGGTAAAGAGCACGCAAAAGGTAAAAAAGAAGGAGATTTAAAAGAGTTTTGGCACTTTGGACAGTATGTAGAAAATGATGCTAAATTAGAAGCCGAATACCCAGATAATGTTATAGTAAAAGAGCAACCTAACTTTAATGTTATAGGTGAAGAAACTTTTAAAATGTTAGAAAAAACAGCTAAGTATGTACTTAGAGCTTTAGCATTGCATTTAAATTTAGAAGAAACGTATTTTGATGATTACATTAAAAACGGAAACTCTATTTTAAGGCCTATACATTACCCACCAATTAAAGATGAACCTAAAAATGCAGTACGTGCTGCAGCCCACGGAGATATTAATCTAATTACATTGTTAATGGGTGCCCACGGTAAAGGTTTACAGGTTAAAAACCATAATGGTGACTGGGTAGATGCTATTGCACGTCCAGACCAGTTAATGATTAATGTTGGCGATATGTTATCTAGACTAACAAACAACAAATTAAAGTCTACCATACACCAAGTGGTTAACCCACCAAAAGAATTATGGGGAACTTCTCGTTATTCTATCCCGTTTTTTATGCACCCTGTTAGTGAAATGCCACTAAATTGCTTAGAAAATTGTGTAGATGATAACAACCCAAAACAGTTTGAAGATATTACTGCTGGTGAATTTTTACACGAAAGATTGATAGAATTAGGACTTATTAAAAAGTAA
- a CDS encoding translation initiation factor has translation MDLQDQLKNLFPDHKPSEDVEKKAPKSDIWLQDDPIICKYEKRKGKPITILEGYTGADADFKLLAKELKQKLSVGGSFKNDSIIIQGDYRDQIMSILKEKGFNVKRVGG, from the coding sequence ATGGACTTACAAGACCAATTAAAAAATCTTTTTCCGGACCATAAACCAAGTGAAGATGTAGAAAAAAAAGCACCTAAAAGTGATATTTGGCTGCAAGATGATCCTATTATTTGTAAGTACGAGAAAAGAAAAGGGAAACCAATTACTATACTAGAAGGTTATACTGGTGCAGATGCAGATTTTAAGTTGTTAGCTAAAGAATTAAAGCAAAAACTTAGCGTTGGCGGTAGTTTTAAAAATGATAGCATTATAATTCAGGGAGATTATAGAGACCAGATTATGAGCATACTAAAAGAGAAAGGCTTTAACGTTAAACGCGTTGGTGGTTAA
- a CDS encoding DUF1835 domain-containing protein has protein sequence MGSILHITNGGNFTDRLKNLPIKGDIITWNEMLCEGKTLNNVGSESFWKARFDFLSKNYKVTKAKFIDLTLKEYRSLCNHKKEDKIVLWFEYDLFCQINMLAVVSWLKMHRRYAEISVVCSGEIEGKSKLYSLSELTNDQLLQHYEERTFLRQDDIEYADYIWQLYCSDNPIRLENLTDFAKYRFPYLEKAIDLHLQRFPSIKNGLNAVENNLLQLASTKKPKTKNELIKKLLVADNNYGFGDIQYQKIITSLKPLFGSFNPVKLTKKGKEILEQQTSYYSCIQDNDVYLGGALKYNFLYNTNTDRILKL, from the coding sequence ATGGGGTCCATCTTACACATAACCAACGGAGGAAACTTTACAGATAGATTGAAAAACTTACCTATAAAAGGAGACATTATTACCTGGAATGAGATGTTGTGCGAAGGCAAAACATTAAATAACGTAGGTAGTGAAAGTTTTTGGAAAGCTAGGTTTGATTTTTTAAGCAAAAACTATAAGGTTACTAAAGCAAAGTTTATTGATTTAACATTAAAAGAATACAGGTCTTTATGTAATCATAAAAAAGAAGATAAAATTGTTTTATGGTTTGAGTATGATTTGTTTTGTCAGATTAATATGCTTGCCGTTGTTAGTTGGTTAAAAATGCACCGCAGATACGCAGAAATATCTGTAGTTTGTAGCGGAGAAATAGAAGGAAAATCTAAACTTTATAGTTTATCTGAGTTAACAAACGACCAACTACTGCAGCATTATGAAGAGCGTACGTTTTTACGGCAAGATGATATAGAATATGCAGATTATATATGGCAGTTGTATTGTAGTGATAACCCTATTAGGTTAGAAAACTTAACAGATTTTGCCAAATATAGATTTCCTTACTTAGAAAAAGCTATAGATCTTCATTTACAACGCTTCCCTTCTATTAAAAATGGCTTAAATGCAGTAGAAAATAATCTTTTGCAATTGGCATCAACCAAAAAACCAAAAACCAAAAACGAACTTATTAAAAAGTTACTTGTAGCAGATAATAACTACGGTTTTGGAGATATTCAATATCAAAAAATAATAACTTCTTTAAAACCTTTATTTGGTTCTTTTAACCCAGTTAAACTAACTAAAAAAGGAAAAGAAATACTAGAACAACAAACAAGTTATTACTCTTGTATACAAGATAATGACGTTTATTTAGGTGGTGCATTAAAGTATAACTTTTTGTACAACACCAATACAGACAGAATCCTTAAATTATAA
- a CDS encoding nucleoside phosphorylase produces the protein MQLSPSELILNADNSIYHLNILPEDIATTIITVGDPDRVGEVSKYFDTIELKKGKREFITHTGVLNGKRISVISTGIGTDNIDIVLNELDALVNIDFTTRTIKEEKTTLDIIRIGTSGAIQADIPINSFLMSEYAIGLDSLLQFYDSKHVQHTEIQDAFVTHTNWAKEKSTPYVVTCSTKLADKIYSDKFVKGFTATNVGFYGPQGRILRLNTQDNELNNKIVSFRHNNLKVTNLEMETSGIYGLAKLLGHNALSLNAILANRANGEFSVTPSETVEELIKYTLNKLTS, from the coding sequence ATGCAATTAAGTCCATCGGAGTTAATTTTAAATGCTGACAATAGCATTTATCACCTTAATATATTACCAGAAGATATAGCAACTACCATAATTACTGTTGGCGATCCCGACCGTGTTGGTGAAGTATCTAAGTATTTTGATACCATAGAGCTTAAAAAAGGTAAAAGAGAGTTTATTACACATACTGGTGTACTTAACGGAAAACGTATTTCTGTTATTTCTACAGGTATTGGTACAGATAATATAGATATTGTTTTAAACGAATTAGATGCTTTAGTAAATATAGATTTTACTACAAGAACTATTAAAGAAGAGAAAACAACTTTAGATATTATTAGAATTGGTACATCTGGTGCAATACAAGCAGATATTCCTATAAATTCTTTTCTAATGAGCGAATATGCCATTGGCTTAGATAGCTTGTTGCAATTTTATGATAGCAAACACGTACAGCATACTGAAATTCAGGATGCTTTTGTGACACATACAAATTGGGCAAAAGAGAAATCTACACCCTATGTTGTTACTTGCAGCACAAAACTAGCAGATAAAATATACTCAGATAAATTTGTAAAAGGTTTTACCGCTACAAATGTTGGTTTTTATGGTCCTCAAGGCAGAATTTTACGTTTAAACACTCAGGATAACGAGTTAAACAACAAAATAGTATCTTTTAGGCATAATAATTTAAAAGTTACCAATTTAGAAATGGAAACTTCTGGTATTTATGGCTTAGCAAAATTGCTTGGTCATAATGCATTATCATTAAACGCTATTTTAGCTAATAGAGCTAACGGAGAGTTTTCTGTAACACCATCAGAAACTGTAGAAGAGTTAATAAAATATACGCTAAACAAGCTAACATCATAG
- a CDS encoding substrate-binding domain-containing protein, which yields MKTVKIIGVPEHFNLPWHLAIEENAFKDRGINLEWTDIPEGTGRMCQMLADNEADIAIILTEGLVKSITAGTKAKIVQEYIATPLLWGIHVGANSKYQTIEDLINTKAAISRFGSGSHLMAYVNAQNKNWDTSKLQFQIINNLDGAVEGLTNGTADYFMWEHFTTKPLVDNGTFRRVADCPTPWPCFVIAATDNFIAENSGTLQHILEVINMYTEEFKTIPSIDRTLANRYEQQLGDIQEWMSKTRWSQSQLNTKTLEKVQDTLLSLDLIDKKLDSNSVLL from the coding sequence TTGAAAACAGTTAAAATAATAGGAGTTCCGGAGCATTTTAATTTACCTTGGCATTTAGCTATAGAAGAAAATGCATTTAAAGACCGTGGTATAAATTTAGAATGGACAGATATTCCTGAAGGTACAGGAAGAATGTGTCAAATGTTGGCAGATAACGAGGCAGATATAGCTATTATACTTACTGAAGGTTTGGTAAAAAGTATTACTGCAGGTACAAAAGCAAAAATTGTACAAGAGTATATTGCAACACCTCTTTTATGGGGAATACATGTTGGTGCAAACAGTAAGTACCAGACTATAGAAGATCTTATAAATACCAAAGCAGCAATTAGTAGGTTTGGTAGTGGTAGTCATTTAATGGCATATGTTAATGCACAAAATAAAAATTGGGACACCAGCAAATTACAGTTTCAAATTATTAATAATTTAGATGGCGCTGTAGAAGGATTAACTAACGGTACCGCAGATTATTTTATGTGGGAACATTTTACCACAAAACCTTTAGTAGATAATGGAACTTTTAGAAGAGTAGCAGACTGCCCTACTCCTTGGCCTTGTTTTGTAATTGCTGCAACAGATAATTTTATTGCAGAAAATTCTGGCACACTACAACATATTTTAGAAGTTATAAATATGTATACTGAAGAATTTAAAACCATACCAAGTATAGACCGTACACTTGCAAATAGGTATGAACAACAGTTAGGAGACATACAAGAATGGATGTCCAAAACACGTTGGAGTCAGTCACAATTAAACACAAAAACATTAGAAAAAGTACAAGACACTTTGCTTTCTTTAGATTTAATAGATAAAAAACTAGACAGTAACTCTGTTTTACTTTAA
- a CDS encoding uracil-DNA glycosylase: MKTSIPESWSHIILPEFKKEYFKELTSFVTTEYKKNTCYPEKKDIFAAFNWSSFNDTKVVIIGQDPYHGPNQANGLCFSVKDDIKHPPSLINIFKELETDLNISYPESGNLERWAKQGVLLLNATLTVKAHEAGSHQKKGWETFTDTVISKISEEKEGVIFLLWGGFAKKKSKLIDTKKHHILTSGHPSPLSANRGYWFGNKHFSAANTILKDSGKAQVEW, translated from the coding sequence ATGAAAACAAGTATACCAGAAAGTTGGAGTCATATTATTTTACCAGAGTTTAAAAAAGAGTATTTTAAAGAGCTTACTTCTTTTGTTACTACAGAGTATAAAAAAAATACATGTTATCCTGAAAAAAAAGACATATTTGCTGCCTTTAATTGGAGTTCTTTTAATGATACTAAAGTGGTAATTATTGGTCAAGATCCCTATCACGGACCAAACCAGGCAAACGGATTGTGTTTTTCTGTAAAAGATGATATTAAGCATCCGCCCTCACTAATAAATATTTTTAAAGAATTAGAAACCGATTTAAATATATCGTATCCTGAAAGTGGTAATTTAGAACGATGGGCTAAACAGGGTGTTTTGTTATTAAACGCTACATTAACTGTTAAAGCGCACGAGGCTGGTAGTCATCAAAAAAAAGGATGGGAAACGTTTACAGATACTGTTATTAGTAAAATATCTGAGGAAAAAGAAGGTGTTATTTTTTTACTTTGGGGTGGATTTGCCAAAAAGAAATCAAAATTAATAGATACTAAAAAGCATCATATTTTAACAAGCGGACACCCATCTCCTTTAAGCGCAAATAGAGGGTATTGGTTTGGAAACAAACATTTTAGCGCTGCAAATACCATTCTAAAAGATAGTGGAAAGGCACAGGTAGAATGGTAA
- a CDS encoding YfcC family protein — MKKLKFPSAQAILLVIAALVAVLTYLVPAGKYDTLTYNEADNTFVRKSGSESTVIPATKEVLTTLHINIPLEKFKNGDIRKPIGIPDTYKEIEAQPQGVAAFLKSPIKGIIEAADIIFLVLIIGGLIAIMNLTGAFDAGIAWLANKLQGKEYILIILVTCLIALGGTTFGLEEEIIAFYPILIPIFLAAKYDAMVALASIYIGSCIGTLASTINPFSVIIASNAAGINWTSGIDGRVITLVLGLIICIVYITRYAQRVKKDPTRSIIYDQKAEIEHLFGSDASKTNLKLTGRLRLILLVFTACFVVMVYGVSSLDWWFVEMTTVFLVGSIIIGIIAKIKETQFIDTFVKGAGDLLGVAFIIGIAKGVTVLMQDGAIGDTLLYYASSVTSGMEKGIFINSVMLVYSGLSFFIPSTSGMAVLSMPIMSPLADTAGIGREMIVNAYLYGMGLFKFINPTGLILASLAIVKVGYNKWLKFVWPLVAILTIFLMVVLTVSVYL, encoded by the coding sequence TTGAAAAAATTAAAATTTCCTTCTGCACAAGCAATTTTATTGGTAATAGCAGCACTTGTAGCTGTTTTAACATATTTAGTGCCGGCTGGTAAATACGACACATTAACGTATAATGAAGCTGATAATACTTTTGTTAGAAAAAGTGGATCAGAATCTACTGTAATACCTGCCACTAAAGAGGTACTAACTACATTGCACATTAATATTCCTTTAGAAAAATTTAAAAACGGAGATATAAGAAAGCCTATAGGTATACCTGATACTTATAAAGAGATTGAGGCACAACCACAAGGTGTAGCAGCTTTTTTAAAATCGCCTATAAAAGGAATAATTGAAGCTGCAGACATCATTTTTTTAGTCTTAATTATTGGTGGTTTAATTGCCATAATGAATTTAACTGGTGCATTTGATGCCGGAATTGCCTGGTTAGCTAATAAGTTACAGGGAAAAGAATACATATTAATAATTTTGGTTACTTGCCTTATTGCTTTAGGCGGAACAACTTTTGGTTTAGAAGAAGAAATAATAGCCTTTTACCCTATTTTAATTCCAATATTTTTAGCTGCTAAATATGATGCAATGGTTGCTTTGGCATCTATTTACATTGGTTCATGTATAGGTACTTTAGCTTCTACCATAAATCCGTTTAGTGTTATTATAGCATCTAATGCAGCTGGTATAAACTGGACATCTGGTATAGATGGTAGAGTTATTACACTTGTTTTGGGTTTAATTATTTGTATTGTTTACATTACTAGATATGCACAGCGTGTTAAAAAGGACCCTACTAGGTCTATTATTTATGACCAAAAAGCAGAGATAGAACACTTATTTGGATCAGACGCTAGTAAGACTAACTTAAAATTAACTGGTAGACTACGCTTAATATTGCTTGTATTTACAGCTTGTTTTGTTGTAATGGTATACGGTGTATCTAGTTTAGACTGGTGGTTTGTAGAGATGACAACTGTGTTTTTAGTAGGCTCTATAATCATAGGCATTATTGCAAAAATTAAAGAAACACAATTTATAGATACTTTTGTTAAAGGTGCAGGAGACCTTTTGGGAGTTGCTTTTATTATAGGTATTGCCAAGGGTGTAACCGTTTTAATGCAAGATGGTGCAATAGGAGATACATTATTATACTATGCCTCTAGTGTTACTAGCGGTATGGAAAAAGGTATTTTTATTAACTCTGTAATGTTGGTGTATAGCGGACTTTCATTTTTTATACCTTCTACATCTGGTATGGCTGTTTTAAGTATGCCTATAATGTCGCCTTTAGCAGACACAGCAGGTATTGGCAGAGAAATGATTGTAAATGCGTATTTGTATGGTATGGGATTATTTAAGTTTATAAACCCTACCGGATTAATACTTGCTTCTTTAGCAATTGTGAAGGTTGGTTACAATAAATGGCTAAAATTTGTATGGCCTTTAGTAGCTATTTTAACCATATTTTTAATGGTAGTGCTTACTGTATCTGTTTATTTATAA